From Oncorhynchus mykiss isolate Arlee chromosome 6, USDA_OmykA_1.1, whole genome shotgun sequence, the proteins below share one genomic window:
- the LOC110525609 gene encoding transcription cofactor vestigial-like protein 4, whose protein sequence is MAVANLQYITRMSSGFKVYILEGQPNLRSEDRYRHMTNERVRVPPVHPVKRKHSSERGLTLEERRERAQSKSNMRSAQRPAVFSVPQSPTSSWSPTPSPTSSWSPTPSPTGHLPHHVYPTPPMDEPLDLIKKPRKEPERTEKKTKSTTSTNQIQMRPSVITCVSSTRKPTCRSEFRSSNHSSRVLYKHSYDHVVEEHFKRSLGMDYQRASSRQLSISVSVDDHFAKALGGKWLEIKSKSSSCSSSTSSPSSSPSVTHSPSYSHSPSQAPKESPSTTTPTSSFWSVK, encoded by the exons ATGGCTGTTGCAAACTTGCAATACATAACTCGGATGAGCAGTGGCTTCAAAGTCTACATCTTGGAAG GTCAGCCCAACCTAAGAAGTGAAGATAGATACAGGCATATGACAAATGAGAGAGTTCGAGTACCACCAGTGCATCCAGTCAAGCGCAAACACAGCTCTGAGCGCGGCCTAACATTGGAAGAAAG GCGAGAGAGGGCACAGAGCAAAAGCAACATGAGAAGTGCTCAGAGGCCAGCTGTGTTTAGTGTTCCCCAGAGCCCCACATCCTCCTGGAGCCCAACCCCAAGCCCCACATCCTCCTGGAGCCCAACCCCCAGCCCCACAGGTCATCTTCCCCATCATGTGTATCCCACACCACCTATGGATGAACCACTGGACCTAATTAAGAAACCAAGGAAAGAGcctgagaggacagagaagaaaACCAAAAGCACTACATCCACCAATCAGATACAG ATGCGTCCTTCTGTGATCACCTGTGTCTCCTCTACAAGAAAGCCCACCTGCAGATCTGAGTTCCGGAGCAGCAACCACTCCTCCAGAG TGCTATATAAGCACAGCTATGACCATGTGGTGGAGGAGCATTTCAAGAGAAGCCTGGGGATGGACTACCAAAGGGCCAGCTCCCGCCAGCTCTCCATCAGCGTCTCTGTGGATGACCACTTTGCCAAAGCCTTGGGAGGGAAGTGGCTTGAGATCAAATCTAAATCCTCCTCGTGCTCCTCGTCTACATCCTCACCATCCAGCAGCCCAAGTGTCACTCACTCCCCCAGCTACAGCCACAGCCCAAGCCAAGCTCCCAAAGAGTCTCCAAGTACCACTACTCCCACCTCCAGCTTCTGGTCAGTCAAATAA